In the genome of Calothrix sp. PCC 6303, the window AAATAAAAGTGAGTAAATTCCCAAATTTAGATAATGTCTAATCCAATCCAGCAAAGTTAATAAACCAACTTGAGGAATTATTTTGATAATCAATAAAGGATGCAGCAAACCTGTTAAAAATAACGTTTTCGCTAAAGCCAAAAACTGAATGACATCCTGTAAAAAAGGTTTCAGCACAGGTTCACCCAATTTCTGCATTTCCACAAACACCGCTGATAATAAATTATTAATTTGTTCTGGGGAAATTTTTTGATTTACACCCATACTCATGGCTTTTTGAAATAACCAAGTCACTGTCAAACTGGGTTGATAGGGTTGTAATAAACCTAAAGCTGTAGTTGATAATTGTTGACTTTGTAGCGCTTCTTCAATTCCTACTGTCAACCGCTGTAAATGACGTACCATTGCCCCAAATCCACCAAAACTCAGAGGTGACTGATTTCCGCTGCTGTCTCCCACGGGTAAAATAAAATCCCAAGGTGTTTGCAATGGACTTTGACGATATGAAGGGAAAAAACCAAATAACGCACGCTTAATATCAAGCTGGGACAATTCCACACCCTGATATTCTGGCATCAGACGGAAATACTCAGCAAACATATCTTCTAAATTCAGTCTTTGGGGATGTGCATCCATGTATGTAAACATGTAAGTTGTTCTTCCATCCTTAGCTGGGAAAGCTTCCCAAAAGTATTGACATTGTTTTTCACTATTCGTAAAAGATAACAACAAGTCCCCGGTACTGTTTTCCGGAAAACCTTCAGCACAAGTCCCCACAACTAAACAAAGTGCATCAGGTTTTTTCCCTTGACGTGCTTGTTGGGTGATGGCTGAAAAGTGTCCCATAGCATCAATTAGCAGTTTAGCTGTAAACTTACTATTTACGGTGACACCATCAGGATGTACAGTTGCCGAGATAAATGGAGTGGTTTCAAATAGCATTCCCCCTGCTGCGAGGAACTTTTGTTTGAGTGTTTCCAATAAATACACAGGATTTACCCCAACATTGAGAACATCCCGCACCCAAATATCTGTACCACCAGTAAAACCAACCCGTGCGGGGTTATACTCAGATGCGATCGCATTCTCCAATTCGTCCTGATTTAACAGGTTTAATTCCAAAAATACTTGCAACTCATGACGGGATATATTCCATTCTTGATCCCTTCCCCGTAAAATCCCCCGTTCTAATAATGCCACTTTGATACCCTTTTGTACCAAAGCTGCACCAATCAAAATTCCCAAAGTTCCACCACAAATAACCACATCCCAATCCACAGTATTCAAAGGTTCAGATGTCTCATTTACTACTGTTGTAATTGGTGTTGTCCCTGTACGTAAACTCTCCAAAATCCCATCAGCACGACGTAAATTTCCTAGTACATCTCCAGGAAGTGGTGAAAGATACTTTTCTGTTAAGTTCATGTAACTTTAATTTTCCTTCTTCGTAAGTATTTTTGCGAAAATCATCTATTTTAAGGTATTATAAAAGGACTATAAATATACTGCGAAAGTAAATACTTTTATAGGTACAATTTTCGATTTCTCCCCTATTAATTGCTGGTAAATTCATTTCAAACTGCTTTGGATTCAGCTAATGTGCTGTAATTTTTGATATGAAAATTGCATTGATAGTAGATAGGTTCCCGGCAATAACTGAGACATTCATCCTGAACCAAATTACAGGTTTGATTAGAAGAGGTCATCAGATAGATATTTATGCACACTATTTAGATCATACAGATTTACTACATTCAGATGTTGAAAAATACAACTTACTGAAAAACGTTAGATATACGGGAGAAATCCCTGATAACTATATACTAAGATTATTCATAGCTTTAGCTTGGATAGTTAAAAATCTCCATAAAAACCCCATCGCTATTTTGCGTAGTCTCAACCTGATTAAATACGGAAGATTTGCTGCATCACTGAGATTTCTATATTCTGCCATGCGATTTATCGATACACCCAAATATGACGTGATTCATTGTCAATTTGGAATGCATGGAATCGAAGGAATGAAACTCAGGGAAATTGGGGTAGTTAAAGGAAAACTAATTACATCTTTCCGAGGTTATGACATCAGTTGGTATCTCCAGAAATTCGGGACGAACGTATATCAAAAATTGTTTATTCAGGGTGACTTTTTTCTCACTAACTGCCACTACTTTAGAAACAGAATCATCCAACTAGGATGTAATCCCAATAAAATAATAATTCATGGTTCTGGGATTGATACCCACAGATTTAGATTTAAACAGCGCTATTGTCACCCCAATAGTAGAATAAAAATTGTCACAGTTGGTAGATTAATCGAGAAAAAAGGCATTGAATATGCGATTAAAGCAATTTATCAAGTGATTCAAAAATATTCCAACCTCGAATATTTGATTATTGGGGATGGAGAAGAGAGAGAATACTTAGAAAAGCTCATCAACCAACTAAAGCTAAATAATCAAATTCGATTACTTGGTTGGAGAACCCAACAAGAAATCATTAAAATCCTGGATGAATCACACATTTGTATTGCACCCAGTATCACAGCAAAAGATGGAAACCAAGATGCACCCGTCAACACCTTAAAAGAAGCAATGCTAACAGGTTTACCAGTAATTGGGACAAACCATGGTGGAATCCCAGAACTGATAGAGGATGGAGTTTCTGGATTTATAGTACCAGAACGGAATGAAAGCGCGATCGCATCCTCCCTAGAATACCTGATTTTACATCCAGAAATCTGCTTCACCATGGGAAAAGCAGGATGTGAATTTGTCAGGAGTCACTATGACATAGAAAAACTCAACGATGAATTAGTCGAAATTTATCAACAACAAATCAAACCAACTTCCACAAAGAAAAGCGAAATCTTAGAGTTTTCCAACTGATAACTGATTATGCCTTCCTCCCCAACCAAAATCACAATAATCGTAGTTCCCAGAGAAAAATTTAGTTCTACCCAAGCATCACTAGAAAGCATCTACCAAAATACCAATTATCCCTTCCACCTCATCTATATAGATGCAGGTTCACCACCCCATATTCAAAAATATCTAGAAGCCCAAGCAAGCATCAACAAATTCCAACTTATTCGCATCAACCATTACCTTTCCCCCAACCAAGCAAGAAACATTGGATTACAACATAACCAAAGTCAATATGTTGTTTTCATCGACAACGATGTCATCGTATCCCCCAACTGGTTAACACCATTAATTGACTGTGCAGAAACCACAGAAGCAACCATAGTTATCCCCCTAGTTTGTCAAGGAAAAACCCTCCATCAAGAAATCCATTGTGCAGGAGGAGAAACAGGCATTCACAACGGAAAAATCATCGACAGGATATACAAACAAGGGAAAAAAATCACAGATATCAACCCAAAACTACAACGTCAAAAAACTGGACTTGCAGAATTTCATTGCATGTTAGTAGACACCAAAATTTTTCAAAAACTTGGCTTTCTCGACGAAAAACTCCTCAACACCAAAGAATATCTAGATTTCTGTTTACTCGTCACCCAAGCAGGAGGTTCCATATATCTCGAACCAAACTCCATCGTCACCTACCAAACAGAACTACCACTCAACAACCTCAGCGACATCCACTATTACATGTTCCGTTGGAATGACAAATGGGAATACAGCAGCTTAAAACACCTACAAAAAAAGTGGAACCTCACCTCAGACAAATACTTTCAACAACGCTACAAAAACCTAGGATGGAGAAAAAACATAGCAATAATATATCCCCTCACAAAAAACCTTCCTATTCCCAACCTCGGAATCAAAATCCTGCGAAAAATCCTCCGCATCATCCTCTCCCTTATTCCTCATCTCCTCCTCTCTTCCTCTTCTGTGCGAAACTCTGCGCTTCCCAGCCTGCGGCAAGCCGCAAAAGCGTCTACTGCGAAACTCTGCGTTAAAAAAAATTAATTAATTGTGAAACCAGAAATCATCTACACCCCAAAAAACACCCTCAAAAAACCACTCCAACTACTTCAACAAATGAAGTTAG includes:
- a CDS encoding FAD-dependent oxidoreductase, whose product is MNLTEKYLSPLPGDVLGNLRRADGILESLRTGTTPITTVVNETSEPLNTVDWDVVICGGTLGILIGAALVQKGIKVALLERGILRGRDQEWNISRHELQVFLELNLLNQDELENAIASEYNPARVGFTGGTDIWVRDVLNVGVNPVYLLETLKQKFLAAGGMLFETTPFISATVHPDGVTVNSKFTAKLLIDAMGHFSAITQQARQGKKPDALCLVVGTCAEGFPENSTGDLLLSFTNSEKQCQYFWEAFPAKDGRTTYMFTYMDAHPQRLNLEDMFAEYFRLMPEYQGVELSQLDIKRALFGFFPSYRQSPLQTPWDFILPVGDSSGNQSPLSFGGFGAMVRHLQRLTVGIEEALQSQQLSTTALGLLQPYQPSLTVTWLFQKAMSMGVNQKISPEQINNLLSAVFVEMQKLGEPVLKPFLQDVIQFLALAKTLFLTGLLHPLLIIKIIPQVGLLTLLDWIRHYLNLGIYSLLFWISPIFKPLIKHLPVATQYYWYRYVDAWKYGSGGDYNLNN
- a CDS encoding glycosyltransferase; translated protein: MKIALIVDRFPAITETFILNQITGLIRRGHQIDIYAHYLDHTDLLHSDVEKYNLLKNVRYTGEIPDNYILRLFIALAWIVKNLHKNPIAILRSLNLIKYGRFAASLRFLYSAMRFIDTPKYDVIHCQFGMHGIEGMKLREIGVVKGKLITSFRGYDISWYLQKFGTNVYQKLFIQGDFFLTNCHYFRNRIIQLGCNPNKIIIHGSGIDTHRFRFKQRYCHPNSRIKIVTVGRLIEKKGIEYAIKAIYQVIQKYSNLEYLIIGDGEEREYLEKLINQLKLNNQIRLLGWRTQQEIIKILDESHICIAPSITAKDGNQDAPVNTLKEAMLTGLPVIGTNHGGIPELIEDGVSGFIVPERNESAIASSLEYLILHPEICFTMGKAGCEFVRSHYDIEKLNDELVEIYQQQIKPTSTKKSEILEFSN
- a CDS encoding glycosyltransferase family 2 protein; its protein translation is MPSSPTKITIIVVPREKFSSTQASLESIYQNTNYPFHLIYIDAGSPPHIQKYLEAQASINKFQLIRINHYLSPNQARNIGLQHNQSQYVVFIDNDVIVSPNWLTPLIDCAETTEATIVIPLVCQGKTLHQEIHCAGGETGIHNGKIIDRIYKQGKKITDINPKLQRQKTGLAEFHCMLVDTKIFQKLGFLDEKLLNTKEYLDFCLLVTQAGGSIYLEPNSIVTYQTELPLNNLSDIHYYMFRWNDKWEYSSLKHLQKKWNLTSDKYFQQRYKNLGWRKNIAIIYPLTKNLPIPNLGIKILRKILRIILSLIPHLLLSSSSVRNSALPSLRQAAKASTAKLCVKKN